A stretch of Candidatus Methanomethylophilaceae archaeon DNA encodes these proteins:
- a CDS encoding ABC-F family ATP-binding cassette domain-containing protein, with amino-acid sequence MLLKAQSIAKSFGPVKVLTDVSLQINEGDAIGLIGINGAGKSTFLKILLGEMKPDTGELTRNTERIGYLEQFAESSAEFTVRDVLGRPYGHIENLKRRLAEIEATMASGGDIDWNALAEESAMLESQLAQSDADDEGNQRAALEKVGLTWDFADRTMDSLSGGERAKVMLSRIVVQADDCDLLVMDEPTSHLDISTVEWLEDYLLKTHCAVLVISHDRYFLDKIATRMLEISNGKSREYKGNYSDFIMKKMLDLDRMEKEYRKYSSQKRKQEEIAKELHRDQWFMTTHKTREKMIAKMEAKEKPEESREITVRIQAARKSGKNVLTAKDLSVELGGKTILEHVDLDIQKGDKVGVFGSNGEGKTTLIKALLEQIPSKGELWMAPGAKIGYYSQHHDSLDKRLTAEEQLLQLIGKERRGEARGMLARFLLTGDDVDRPISTLSGGQRARVAMCMLLLGETNVLVLDEPTNYLDIPAKHAIEEALNEYGGTIIAVTHDRYFLDTVCTSVIEVAGGHIKTFAGTYSEMKGRPNVREVVMDADEYKVISPFTNWATGRKYAKGDRVLIAPAEQKNFEWALSQGKLKKTGGRQRKKVDVAETQPKGGQRG; translated from the coding sequence ATGCTTCTCAAGGCCCAGTCGATAGCCAAATCATTCGGCCCGGTGAAAGTGCTCACCGATGTCAGCCTCCAGATCAACGAAGGGGATGCCATCGGCCTTATCGGAATAAACGGCGCCGGCAAGAGCACTTTCCTCAAGATACTTCTGGGGGAGATGAAGCCGGATACGGGGGAGCTCACCCGCAACACCGAGAGGATCGGCTATCTGGAGCAGTTCGCGGAATCGTCCGCCGAATTCACGGTCCGCGACGTTTTGGGGAGGCCTTATGGGCACATAGAGAATCTGAAGCGCCGTCTGGCTGAGATAGAAGCCACTATGGCATCCGGCGGCGACATAGATTGGAACGCTTTGGCTGAAGAGAGCGCGATGCTGGAATCCCAGCTGGCCCAGTCCGATGCCGATGACGAAGGCAACCAAAGGGCCGCCCTTGAAAAGGTGGGGCTGACCTGGGATTTCGCCGACAGGACGATGGATTCCCTTTCCGGAGGGGAGAGGGCCAAAGTGATGCTTTCGCGCATAGTCGTCCAGGCCGACGACTGCGATCTCCTCGTAATGGATGAGCCGACGTCGCATCTGGACATCAGCACCGTCGAGTGGCTGGAGGATTATCTTCTGAAGACCCATTGTGCTGTTCTTGTCATAAGCCATGACAGGTATTTCCTCGACAAGATCGCGACCCGCATGCTGGAGATCTCCAACGGGAAATCCCGGGAGTACAAAGGCAACTATTCGGATTTCATCATGAAGAAGATGCTGGATCTGGACAGGATGGAGAAGGAATACCGCAAATATTCCTCCCAGAAAAGGAAGCAGGAAGAGATCGCAAAGGAACTACATCGCGACCAATGGTTCATGACCACCCATAAGACCAGGGAGAAGATGATCGCCAAGATGGAGGCCAAAGAAAAGCCTGAGGAGAGCAGGGAGATAACCGTCAGGATCCAGGCGGCCCGCAAATCCGGGAAGAACGTCCTCACAGCGAAGGACCTCTCGGTCGAGCTCGGCGGGAAGACCATACTGGAGCATGTCGATCTGGACATCCAGAAAGGGGACAAGGTCGGGGTTTTCGGGTCCAACGGGGAAGGGAAGACCACTCTGATAAAGGCTTTGCTGGAGCAGATACCGTCCAAAGGCGAGCTGTGGATGGCACCCGGCGCGAAGATCGGCTATTATTCGCAGCACCATGACAGCCTGGATAAGAGGCTCACCGCCGAGGAGCAGCTGCTGCAGCTGATAGGCAAGGAGAGAAGGGGCGAAGCCCGCGGCATGCTGGCCAGATTCCTTCTGACCGGGGACGACGTGGACCGTCCGATTTCCACGCTTTCGGGCGGCCAGAGGGCGAGGGTGGCGATGTGCATGCTGCTTCTGGGCGAGACGAACGTTCTGGTCCTGGACGAGCCGACGAACTATCTGGACATCCCGGCCAAACATGCGATAGAGGAGGCGCTCAACGAGTACGGGGGCACAATAATCGCGGTCACTCATGACAGGTATTTCCTGGATACCGTCTGCACGAGCGTGATCGAGGTCGCAGGCGGCCATATAAAGACGTTCGCAGGCACCTATTCGGAGATGAAGGGCAGGCCGAACGTCAGGGAAGTCGTCATGGACGCCGATGAATACAAGGTGATCTCTCCGTTCACGAATTGGGCCACCGGCCGCAAATATGCTAAGGGGGACCGGGTACTGATAGCCCCGGCGGAGCAGAAGAATTTCGAATGGGCTCTCAGCCAGGGCAAGCTCAAGAAGACCGGCGGCCGCCAAAGGAAGAAGGTGGACGTCGCGGAAACCCAGCCGAAAGGCGGTCAGCGAGGATAA
- a CDS encoding YigZ family protein — MSDYETLAGKASAEISIKGSRFIGVAMPCPDEGAIQENLAALAKEYPGATHYCYAAIYGASDRKVRFSDGGEPSGTAGRPILSVLSGAGLSDSMAAVIRYFGGTLLGTGGLVRAYSESASFALERSDRVLRKACAVFSFDLGYSHYSAFESKCGAFMARRPECSYSDRVSVKAWVPLEETDGFLRRIGAITDGHARPIRLRDEYV, encoded by the coding sequence ATGTCCGATTACGAGACGCTGGCCGGGAAGGCGTCAGCGGAGATCTCGATCAAAGGGTCCAGATTCATAGGGGTGGCGATGCCCTGTCCCGATGAGGGGGCCATCCAGGAGAACTTGGCGGCTTTGGCCAAGGAGTACCCCGGGGCCACCCATTACTGCTATGCCGCCATCTATGGTGCCTCGGACAGAAAAGTCCGCTTCAGCGATGGCGGGGAGCCGTCCGGGACCGCCGGAAGGCCGATTCTGAGCGTGCTCAGCGGGGCTGGGCTGTCCGATTCCATGGCGGCAGTCATCCGCTATTTCGGCGGGACCCTCCTCGGCACCGGCGGCCTCGTCCGCGCCTATTCAGAATCGGCATCCTTCGCCCTGGAGAGGTCTGATCGGGTTCTGAGGAAGGCTTGCGCTGTGTTCTCCTTCGATTTGGGATACAGCCACTACAGCGCCTTCGAATCTAAGTGCGGCGCTTTCATGGCCAGAAGACCGGAATGCTCATATTCCGACAGAGTCAGCGTGAAGGCGTGGGTTCCGCTGGAGGAAACCGACGGGTTCCTCCGCAGAATCGGTGCGATTACGGATGGGCATGCGCGCCCGATCCGCCTTCGCGACGAGTATGTATGA
- the putP gene encoding sodium/proline symporter PutP, with the protein MDIQVLIAFIVYFALVLGVGFYFYKRSSSMEDYILGGRSMNPYVTALSAQASDMSSWLLMGLPGAVLLAGMGEAWIGIGLAIGSYLSWLFVAKKLRKHSVVAGNALTVPEFFSNRYKDEKGYLRFICSIIILFFFVIYVASGFKGCGITLQTIFPEISFGAAMAVGAIIIIAYTFMGGFKAVCWTDFFQGMLMLVAILVVPLAAIGSLGGWGELQAAWDSVGVENYMDLFWDGGAPLTAIAILSLLAWAFGYFGMPHIIVRYMSIRDPEEVKISRRVSLIWITIALFAAILVGLVGRAYIGEAAIADGFNAEHIFIEMAGDLFPPIIAGLLFAAVMAAIMSTADSQLLVASSAITNDILGKYGKYKGQPKILMWISRLIVVLVAVFALILALYGGDSIMGLVSYAWAGFGAAFGPLMILSLYWKRMNFYGALASVFVGFITVILWNTFLSGTGIYELLPGFVFALIAGVVVSLATPEPSADIQNEFDEAQTYVENH; encoded by the coding sequence ATGGACATCCAAGTGCTGATAGCGTTCATCGTCTATTTCGCCTTGGTGCTGGGCGTAGGATTCTATTTCTACAAGCGGTCCAGCAGCATGGAGGATTACATACTGGGCGGACGCTCGATGAACCCTTATGTCACCGCACTATCGGCTCAGGCCTCAGATATGAGCAGCTGGCTGCTTATGGGCCTGCCCGGGGCGGTGCTTCTAGCGGGCATGGGAGAGGCATGGATAGGGATAGGACTTGCCATAGGCTCCTACCTGTCGTGGCTCTTCGTGGCCAAAAAACTCAGAAAGCATTCCGTCGTCGCAGGTAATGCGTTGACCGTACCCGAATTCTTCTCGAACCGTTACAAAGATGAGAAAGGGTATCTCAGATTCATCTGCAGCATAATCATCCTGTTCTTCTTCGTGATCTATGTGGCATCCGGGTTCAAAGGGTGCGGAATCACGCTCCAGACGATCTTCCCCGAGATATCGTTCGGCGCCGCCATGGCGGTGGGCGCCATCATCATCATCGCGTATACCTTCATGGGAGGTTTCAAGGCCGTTTGCTGGACCGATTTCTTCCAGGGTATGCTGATGCTCGTCGCCATTCTGGTCGTGCCCCTGGCCGCGATAGGCTCTCTGGGCGGTTGGGGAGAGCTCCAGGCCGCATGGGATTCCGTCGGGGTCGAGAACTACATGGATCTGTTCTGGGACGGCGGAGCCCCGCTGACCGCGATAGCGATACTTTCGCTGCTTGCTTGGGCGTTCGGATATTTCGGTATGCCCCACATCATAGTCAGATACATGTCCATCAGGGACCCCGAAGAGGTCAAGATCTCCCGCCGCGTCTCTCTGATCTGGATCACGATCGCCCTTTTCGCGGCTATCCTCGTCGGTCTGGTCGGCAGGGCATACATAGGGGAGGCCGCGATCGCGGATGGCTTCAACGCCGAGCACATCTTCATCGAGATGGCCGGCGACCTGTTCCCGCCGATAATCGCGGGTCTGCTTTTCGCCGCCGTCATGGCTGCGATCATGTCCACCGCAGACTCCCAGCTTCTGGTCGCATCTTCGGCAATAACCAACGACATCCTCGGAAAGTACGGCAAGTACAAGGGCCAGCCGAAGATCCTCATGTGGATCTCCAGGCTGATTGTCGTTCTGGTGGCCGTGTTCGCGCTTATCCTCGCCCTGTACGGAGGGGACAGCATCATGGGTCTCGTCTCATACGCCTGGGCCGGATTCGGCGCGGCTTTCGGTCCTTTGATGATCCTGTCTCTGTATTGGAAGAGGATGAACTTCTACGGAGCTTTGGCTTCGGTGTTCGTCGGGTTCATCACGGTCATCCTGTGGAACACCTTCCTGTCCGGGACCGGAATCTACGAGCTCCTGCCCGGGTTCGTGTTCGCGCTCATAGCCGGGGTCGTGGTCTCGCTGGCCACTCCAGAACCTTCCGCCGATATCCAGAATGAATTCGACGAAGCGCAGACCTACGTGGAGAACCACTGA
- a CDS encoding MMPL family transporter, which produces MIFDSLADAIAKHAKLIVALWIAILLVSVPFALKSGDVMKYDVNDMAAEDSESIQGMTVMGQYYPSGSVDVSSVPIIVIKYSTAEEKLLSQDFVGYLSDHASEYVDADGRQKLSSRAPFVSMGAQEKEGLDGGIFLVGAVYDTSFEGNVTDDTPALREFISQQKGAFDSLNPGFSGASIYLTGTPAISADMAEGALDDLSRIDPFTVLLILVLVGLFFRSFVTSATPPMTIGFAFVVTLALIYGIGQILNIFFITEMMILVSMMGAGCDYCIFIIARYREGLRSGLGHDKALHEAIVWAGESIATSGASVIIGFGAMSICSISIVSTMGICLALGILIALLAALTLIPAILELVHDRIFWPTTIESFEEGGKATKGWFGWFGRLGERYFEGSSRFSLKHAKAIVIATVLVTVPAAYIMTNAELSYDMVSSMQTGESGEGMDLIGDYANQGMLMPNYVIFESSEPLAEVQSFDASALAPLVAAGMVSQGAAAMMSQMKSLTWSPSFSSMGVDGLCSNISSDPNVAAISGPFVWQSEVAKATQKLISEGISNPTPTQIIDRIVADSPGTIDLYVSNTIQTIRSAGIDDSITVAAAGPAIDYLVNTLSRSVGGDFVNSSDGNGSVEYITVTYSTVDAAMSPESMKTIDRSERSIDAFMDANPVLESKWVTGSAAVMYDISKAVGAEFDKIEIIVVILIIILLFVVMRSYLIPLRSVLTILMSICWTMAITHILFTDALGASVMWLIPMILLVICLGLGMDYDILLTTRIKENVIKGMSNDDAIHHAVTHTGSVITICGLIMGGAFGTLMLSSMLMMQQFGFALCFAILCDALIVRTYIVPAIMHLLGRWNWVGPKFMRRGSD; this is translated from the coding sequence ATGATATTCGACAGTCTCGCAGATGCGATAGCTAAGCATGCGAAGCTTATTGTCGCGCTGTGGATAGCCATACTGTTGGTTTCGGTGCCTTTTGCGCTGAAATCCGGTGATGTCATGAAATATGACGTCAACGACATGGCCGCCGAGGATTCGGAGTCGATCCAAGGCATGACAGTGATGGGCCAGTATTATCCGTCTGGCAGCGTGGATGTCTCATCGGTCCCGATCATCGTCATCAAGTATTCCACAGCCGAAGAAAAGTTGCTGTCTCAGGATTTCGTTGGATACCTTTCAGACCATGCGTCCGAATACGTCGATGCCGACGGCAGACAGAAGCTCTCCTCCCGGGCCCCGTTCGTCAGTATGGGCGCTCAGGAGAAGGAAGGGCTCGACGGCGGGATATTCTTGGTCGGGGCCGTCTATGACACCTCTTTCGAAGGGAATGTGACCGACGACACCCCAGCTCTCAGAGAATTCATCTCCCAGCAGAAAGGAGCTTTCGATTCGCTGAACCCCGGATTCTCCGGCGCTTCAATTTATCTCACCGGAACGCCCGCAATCTCCGCGGACATGGCCGAAGGCGCTTTGGACGACCTTTCGAGGATAGACCCCTTCACGGTCCTTCTGATTCTCGTTCTCGTCGGGCTGTTCTTCAGGTCTTTCGTGACTTCCGCTACGCCTCCGATGACGATAGGGTTCGCCTTCGTCGTTACCCTCGCTTTGATCTACGGCATCGGCCAGATTCTGAACATTTTCTTCATAACGGAGATGATGATCCTGGTGTCGATGATGGGTGCCGGATGCGACTACTGCATCTTCATCATCGCCCGTTACAGGGAAGGCCTGCGCTCCGGCCTCGGCCATGACAAAGCCCTCCACGAGGCCATAGTGTGGGCGGGAGAATCCATCGCTACATCCGGGGCTTCCGTCATCATCGGTTTCGGCGCCATGTCGATATGCTCGATAAGCATCGTGTCGACCATGGGGATATGCCTCGCTCTGGGGATCCTCATAGCTCTGCTCGCCGCATTGACTTTGATCCCGGCGATCTTGGAGCTAGTCCATGACAGGATATTCTGGCCCACCACCATAGAATCCTTTGAGGAAGGCGGGAAGGCCACCAAAGGGTGGTTCGGATGGTTCGGAAGGCTGGGAGAGAGGTATTTCGAGGGGTCATCCAGATTCTCTCTGAAGCATGCCAAAGCGATCGTCATCGCCACCGTTTTGGTGACCGTCCCGGCGGCATACATAATGACCAATGCCGAGCTTTCCTATGATATGGTGAGCTCCATGCAGACCGGGGAGTCCGGGGAAGGCATGGATCTCATCGGAGACTATGCCAACCAGGGCATGCTGATGCCCAACTACGTCATCTTCGAATCGTCCGAGCCTCTGGCAGAGGTCCAAAGTTTCGACGCGTCGGCTTTGGCGCCGCTGGTCGCCGCCGGTATGGTGTCGCAAGGGGCAGCGGCAATGATGTCGCAGATGAAATCGCTGACGTGGTCTCCATCGTTCTCAAGCATGGGCGTAGACGGTTTATGCTCCAACATATCGTCCGATCCCAACGTGGCTGCTATAAGCGGGCCTTTCGTCTGGCAATCCGAAGTGGCGAAAGCGACGCAGAAACTGATCTCAGAAGGCATCTCGAACCCCACGCCCACGCAGATCATCGACAGGATCGTGGCCGATTCGCCCGGTACTATCGATCTGTATGTGAGCAACACCATCCAGACCATCCGTTCCGCGGGCATCGACGATTCGATAACGGTCGCGGCGGCAGGCCCTGCAATTGATTATCTCGTGAACACCCTGAGCAGATCCGTCGGCGGGGATTTCGTGAATTCCTCCGATGGGAACGGCTCGGTCGAGTACATCACGGTGACGTATTCCACAGTCGACGCCGCGATGTCGCCCGAATCCATGAAGACGATAGACAGGTCTGAAAGAAGCATAGACGCGTTCATGGATGCCAACCCCGTCCTGGAGTCCAAGTGGGTCACGGGAAGCGCGGCTGTCATGTATGACATCTCCAAAGCAGTCGGGGCCGAGTTCGACAAGATCGAGATCATCGTGGTCATCCTGATCATCATTCTGCTTTTCGTCGTCATGAGATCTTATCTGATCCCGCTGAGGTCCGTGCTGACGATTCTGATGAGCATATGCTGGACGATGGCAATCACCCACATCCTCTTCACGGATGCGCTCGGCGCGAGCGTCATGTGGCTGATCCCGATGATCCTGCTGGTCATCTGCCTCGGATTAGGTATGGATTACGACATATTGCTCACCACGCGCATCAAGGAGAACGTGATCAAAGGCATGTCCAACGACGATGCGATCCACCACGCGGTGACCCACACCGGCTCGGTGATCACGATCTGCGGGCTGATCATGGGCGGCGCGTTCGGCACCCTCATGCTGTCGTCCATGCTGATGATGCAGCAGTTCGGATTCGCGCTCTGCTTCGCCATCCTCTGCGACGCTCTGATCGTGCGCACATACATCGTGCCGGCGATCATGCACCTTCTGGGCAGATGGAACTGGGTCGGGCCCAAGTTCATGCGCCGCGGGAGCGACTGA
- a CDS encoding DEAD/DEAH box helicase, protein MASFDELGINKKLIRAIADMGWTEPTPIQLQSVPVGMSGKDLFGQAQTGTGKTGAFSIVSIGRTKSGSKEPTILVMAPTRELAVQISKEMSELSKYTRHSIVPVYGGASYVEQIKGLESGCDIVVGTPGRIIDLCKRGNLKLDSVRELVIDEADRMLDMGFIDDMDEIISMVPSHRQTMMFSATLSDEVRSIAERSMKEPVEISVSQDSLVPELVRQYYVEVKRNGKMDVLRDIMANGDPKMVVFCATKKMVDDLYDGLSKEGLRIGAIHGDMPQSRREKTIRSFKADRMNMLIATDVAARGLDIDNIECVVNYDAPLDPETYAHRIGRTGRAGREGVAFTFITPKEDLRVPAYQQFMGKEIERVTRKQIPKLKIANPDLKALHGTGRSESGAKGKSHVPPVHQRSRAKSEALSAPEFMVVSLDIPKGSEITRSDISDFIVLSSGISRDKVGRIGMGSRSTFVEIEASSVDSVIKAVNSTKLNGRKVRASPAPAKVKYKDKIGKKSRAARSRDLYPPLYEIIRIN, encoded by the coding sequence ATGGCATCCTTCGACGAATTAGGTATCAATAAAAAACTGATTAGAGCCATCGCAGACATGGGGTGGACCGAGCCAACCCCGATCCAATTGCAATCGGTTCCGGTGGGGATGTCAGGCAAAGATCTGTTCGGTCAGGCTCAGACTGGAACGGGCAAGACCGGCGCATTTTCGATCGTGTCTATCGGGCGCACCAAATCTGGGTCTAAGGAGCCGACCATTTTGGTCATGGCCCCGACAAGGGAATTGGCCGTCCAGATTTCAAAAGAGATGTCCGAGCTATCAAAGTATACGCGTCATTCCATCGTTCCGGTTTACGGCGGAGCGTCATATGTCGAACAGATAAAGGGCTTGGAATCCGGGTGCGATATCGTTGTCGGGACTCCAGGAAGAATCATTGACCTTTGCAAGAGAGGGAATCTGAAATTGGATTCGGTAAGGGAGCTCGTGATCGATGAAGCGGATAGGATGCTGGATATGGGTTTCATAGATGATATGGACGAGATCATTTCCATGGTCCCCTCGCACAGGCAGACGATGATGTTCTCTGCCACGCTTTCGGATGAGGTTCGTTCCATCGCAGAGCGTTCGATGAAAGAACCCGTCGAAATATCGGTCTCGCAAGATTCTTTGGTCCCTGAATTGGTGCGTCAATATTATGTGGAAGTGAAAAGGAACGGCAAAATGGACGTTCTCCGCGACATAATGGCGAACGGCGATCCAAAAATGGTCGTATTCTGCGCCACCAAAAAAATGGTGGACGATTTATATGATGGTCTGAGCAAAGAAGGCCTTCGGATAGGAGCTATCCACGGGGATATGCCCCAATCCCGCAGGGAGAAAACCATCCGCAGCTTCAAAGCCGACAGGATGAACATGCTCATCGCTACCGATGTGGCCGCTAGGGGACTCGACATAGATAACATCGAATGCGTCGTGAATTATGATGCTCCTTTGGATCCAGAGACTTATGCCCATCGCATCGGGCGTACCGGAAGGGCTGGAAGGGAAGGGGTCGCATTCACATTCATCACCCCGAAAGAAGACCTCAGAGTACCGGCCTATCAGCAATTTATGGGCAAAGAGATCGAGCGCGTCACAAGAAAGCAGATTCCCAAGCTGAAGATAGCGAATCCCGATCTGAAAGCGTTGCACGGAACGGGAAGATCAGAATCCGGAGCGAAAGGCAAGAGCCATGTCCCTCCCGTGCATCAGAGATCGCGGGCTAAAAGCGAGGCTCTGTCCGCTCCCGAGTTCATGGTGGTTTCGTTGGACATACCGAAAGGATCCGAGATCACGCGTTCAGACATCTCCGATTTCATTGTCCTTTCGTCAGGCATCAGCCGCGACAAAGTCGGACGCATCGGGATGGGTTCGCGCTCCACTTTCGTCGAAATTGAAGCGTCATCGGTCGATTCTGTCATCAAGGCTGTGAACAGCACGAAACTCAATGGGAGGAAAGTCAGGGCATCCCCCGCTCCTGCCAAGGTGAAATATAAAGATAAGATAGGGAAAAAGAGCCGAGCAGCCCGATCCAGGGATTTATATCCACCTTTATATGAAATAATTAGAATCAATTAA
- a CDS encoding transposase, with the protein MSRFRSVRYRLYPTRKQANLMGSALEGCRFVYNKEVEMCRKAYETCGRIFNRKDIDEYCEYVLKLDHPRLNEIHPDCISEVSNRVAQAFRKFESEMAGGLSPELPAFRGPDRYASFSFIKYGGNICLIGNRLRIISIGDVKCVAHRSFEGHPISCTISRSSTGKWFATISCVQQSIPCKPSADKGPVGIDLGLYNLAAFSDGTVYDNTKLFDRMASEMVKIQRKMSECDTDSDEFRKYKRRLCHLFEHYNNKMRDEMHKRSTEIVESYSMIALEDISVKELIHSYHTSTGRRNQYSSAWRMLVEMIEYKAVDSGVQVIFVDSRNTSQICSRCGYYVRKDLGVRVHSCPACGFCVDRDINAAMNILNRGLGMQASFSGKGNSQFS; encoded by the coding sequence ATGTCCAGATTCAGAAGCGTCAGGTACAGGCTCTACCCTACCAGAAAGCAGGCAAATCTCATGGGGTCCGCTTTGGAAGGGTGCAGATTCGTGTACAACAAGGAGGTGGAAATGTGCAGGAAAGCATACGAAACCTGCGGACGCATCTTCAATCGCAAAGACATCGATGAGTACTGCGAATATGTCCTGAAGCTCGATCATCCCAGACTGAATGAGATACATCCGGATTGCATCAGCGAAGTATCTAATCGCGTCGCCCAAGCTTTCAGGAAGTTCGAGTCGGAAATGGCAGGAGGTCTTTCCCCGGAATTGCCGGCATTTCGGGGGCCTGACAGATACGCATCTTTTTCCTTCATAAAATACGGGGGAAATATCTGTCTGATCGGGAATAGGCTGAGAATCATTTCCATCGGGGACGTAAAATGCGTTGCGCATAGGTCTTTCGAAGGCCACCCCATATCATGCACGATTTCCAGGTCTTCTACAGGCAAATGGTTCGCTACGATTTCGTGCGTCCAACAATCAATACCGTGCAAACCATCTGCAGATAAAGGACCTGTGGGCATTGATTTGGGGCTCTACAATCTCGCGGCATTTTCTGATGGCACTGTCTATGACAATACGAAGCTGTTTGACAGGATGGCTTCTGAAATGGTCAAAATCCAGAGGAAGATGAGCGAGTGCGATACGGATTCCGACGAATTCAGGAAGTATAAACGCAGACTATGCCATCTTTTCGAGCATTACAACAATAAAATGCGCGATGAGATGCACAAGCGCTCGACAGAGATCGTGGAATCATATTCTATGATCGCTCTGGAAGATATCAGCGTTAAAGAGCTGATTCACAGCTACCATACAAGCACAGGAAGAAGAAACCAATATTCCTCAGCATGGAGAATGTTGGTGGAGATGATAGAATACAAGGCTGTGGACTCCGGAGTCCAGGTCATATTCGTTGATTCCAGAAACACCTCCCAGATATGCTCTCGTTGCGGTTATTATGTCAGGAAAGATTTGGGAGTTCGCGTGCACAGCTGTCCCGCATGCGGTTTCTGTGTCGATCGCGACATAAACGCGGCGATGAATATACTTAATCGCGGTCTGGGCATGCAGGCCTCCTTTTCCGGAAAAGGGAATAGCCAGTTTTCCTGA
- a CDS encoding isocitrate/isopropylmalate dehydrogenase family protein, with protein sequence MVDEQAIKKAQEKFGALLRKQLERVETLKGEGDWTDYLNLDKLVIGVCGGDGIGPYICASAQKVLEFLLADKIKAGKVEIRQIDGLTIERRVEVMKAIPDDTLAELKKCHVILKGPTTTPKKGDPWPNIESANVAMRKELDLFANVRPVSVPELGINWTFFRENTEGSYVMGSDGMNVTDDLAMDFCVATAQGTERIIRLGFDYAAKNNLNYVSLVTKANIIKTTDGLFLSTAEKVAKDYPQVRWDDWFIDIATAKLIDPARRSDFRVFVLPNLYGDIITDEAAQIQGGVGTAGSANIGKKYAMFEAIHGSAPRMVTEGRAQYADPCSMIKAVAMMLNHIGENEKGRKLGMALDICCQFEKKLVMTGRDTGATGDQFAQYVMETIQRPDLEKAWNSYIEASKSK encoded by the coding sequence ATGGTCGATGAACAGGCTATAAAAAAGGCGCAGGAAAAATTCGGCGCTCTCCTAAGGAAACAGCTCGAAAGGGTGGAAACCCTCAAGGGGGAAGGCGATTGGACCGATTATCTCAACCTTGACAAGCTTGTGATCGGAGTGTGCGGAGGGGATGGCATCGGCCCCTACATCTGCGCTTCCGCCCAGAAAGTTTTGGAATTCCTGCTTGCCGACAAGATCAAAGCCGGGAAAGTCGAGATCAGACAGATAGATGGGCTGACCATCGAGAGGCGCGTCGAAGTCATGAAGGCGATACCCGATGACACTCTCGCGGAACTGAAGAAATGCCACGTCATACTCAAGGGCCCCACCACCACGCCCAAAAAAGGCGACCCCTGGCCCAACATAGAGAGCGCCAACGTCGCGATGAGAAAGGAGCTCGACCTGTTCGCGAATGTCAGGCCGGTGTCCGTCCCAGAATTGGGAATCAACTGGACGTTTTTCAGGGAGAACACGGAAGGCTCGTACGTCATGGGCAGCGACGGCATGAACGTAACCGACGATCTTGCGATGGATTTCTGCGTGGCCACCGCCCAAGGCACCGAGAGGATAATCAGGCTCGGATTCGACTATGCGGCCAAGAACAATCTCAACTACGTCTCCTTGGTCACCAAGGCCAACATCATCAAGACCACGGACGGACTGTTCCTCAGCACCGCTGAGAAAGTCGCCAAGGACTACCCTCAGGTTCGCTGGGACGACTGGTTCATAGACATCGCCACTGCGAAGCTGATAGATCCCGCCAGAAGGAGCGATTTCCGCGTGTTCGTGCTTCCCAACCTCTATGGAGACATCATCACCGACGAAGCGGCGCAGATCCAGGGAGGAGTCGGTACCGCCGGTTCCGCGAACATAGGAAAGAAATACGCTATGTTCGAGGCGATCCATGGTTCCGCCCCGCGCATGGTCACCGAGGGAAGGGCCCAATATGCCGACCCATGCAGCATGATCAAAGCCGTCGCCATGATGCTGAACCACATCGGCGAGAACGAAAAAGGAAGGAAGCTTGGGATGGCTTTGGATATCTGCTGCCAGTTCGAGAAGAAACTCGTCATGACCGGCAGGGACACCGGGGCCACCGGCGACCAATTCGCTCAGTACGTCATGGAGACGATACAGAGGCCCGATCTTGAAAAGGCTTGGAACTCCTATATCGAAGCGTCCAAATCCAAATGA